A region from the Microbacterium lacus genome encodes:
- a CDS encoding RecQ family ATP-dependent DNA helicase, whose product MSDETRTAALEILRTLVGAPDADFHDGQFEAIRSLVDDRSRALVVQRTGWGKSAVYFVATLLLRRRGGGPTVLVSPLLALMRDQIAAAERAGVRAVAINSTNAHEWSDVLGRLQNDDVDVLLLSPERLNNPAFRDEQLPALVERMGMLVVDEAHCISDWGHDFRPDYRRLGELIRRLPAGVPILATTATANSRVVTDVEEQLAGGGVEVVTIRGPLARASLRLGVLRLPDARARLAWLLTHLGDLPGSGIIYSLTVSGAQDVARLLRDAGHDVHAYTGQTDAAEREESEALLKANRVKALVATSALGMGFDKPDLGFVVHLGAPSSPVAYYQQVGRAGRATENADVLLLPGPEDPDIWRYFATASMPTQERAERVIAELGDHPLSTPALEALVDIRRTPLELLLKVLDVDGAVRRVRGGWVATGAPWTYDAERYERIAQARRIEQQHMLDYERTDGCRMEFLQRTLDDPTAAPCGRCDACAGAWYPTDIAEAATGSADASLARVGVPIEPRAQWPTGGDKLGIPLKGNIPPAERAEEGRALARLTDLGWGGSLRALLEGGAADAPLTPAMRDAVVRVLADWPWTARPASVVALPSRRHPQLVSSLAEQLAAVGRLPYLGTLAIRGGGPSGAPGGNSVFRLSGLWDRFDATGLEIPPGPVLLVDDLADSRWTLTVAARELRLAGAEAVLPFALALRG is encoded by the coding sequence ATGAGCGATGAGACCCGCACGGCCGCCCTCGAGATCCTCCGTACGCTCGTGGGTGCGCCGGACGCCGACTTCCACGACGGGCAGTTCGAGGCGATCCGCTCCCTCGTCGACGACCGCAGCCGTGCCCTCGTCGTCCAGCGCACGGGGTGGGGCAAGTCCGCCGTCTATTTCGTCGCGACGCTCCTGCTCCGCCGCCGGGGCGGGGGGCCGACGGTGCTCGTCTCGCCGCTGCTCGCCCTCATGCGCGATCAGATCGCCGCCGCCGAACGCGCGGGCGTGCGCGCCGTCGCGATCAACTCCACGAACGCGCACGAGTGGTCCGACGTGCTCGGCCGGCTGCAGAACGACGACGTCGACGTGCTGCTGCTCTCGCCCGAGCGGCTGAACAATCCGGCGTTCCGCGACGAGCAGCTGCCGGCGCTCGTCGAGCGCATGGGGATGCTGGTCGTCGACGAGGCGCACTGCATCAGCGACTGGGGCCACGACTTCCGTCCCGACTACCGGCGACTGGGCGAGCTGATCCGCCGCCTGCCGGCGGGGGTGCCGATCCTCGCCACGACGGCGACCGCGAACAGCCGGGTCGTGACCGATGTCGAGGAGCAGCTGGCCGGCGGCGGGGTCGAGGTGGTCACGATCCGCGGGCCCCTCGCGCGCGCGTCGCTCCGGCTCGGCGTGCTGCGGCTGCCGGACGCCCGGGCACGCCTCGCATGGCTGCTCACGCACCTCGGCGACCTGCCCGGCTCGGGCATCATCTACAGCCTGACGGTGAGCGGGGCGCAGGACGTCGCGCGGCTGCTCCGGGATGCCGGCCACGACGTGCACGCGTACACCGGGCAGACGGATGCCGCCGAGCGCGAGGAGTCCGAGGCTCTGCTGAAAGCCAACCGGGTGAAGGCGCTCGTCGCGACGAGCGCGCTGGGGATGGGGTTCGACAAACCCGACCTCGGCTTCGTCGTGCACCTCGGCGCTCCGTCGTCCCCCGTGGCGTACTACCAGCAGGTGGGCCGAGCGGGGAGGGCGACGGAGAACGCCGACGTCCTGCTGCTGCCCGGTCCCGAAGACCCCGACATCTGGCGCTACTTCGCGACGGCGTCGATGCCCACGCAGGAGCGCGCCGAGCGGGTGATCGCCGAGCTCGGCGACCACCCGCTGTCCACTCCGGCCCTGGAGGCGCTCGTCGACATCCGTCGCACGCCGCTGGAGCTGCTGCTCAAGGTGCTCGACGTGGACGGTGCGGTGCGCCGGGTGCGCGGCGGCTGGGTCGCGACCGGCGCGCCGTGGACCTACGACGCCGAGCGCTACGAGCGCATCGCGCAGGCGCGCCGGATCGAGCAGCAGCACATGCTCGACTACGAGCGCACGGACGGATGCCGGATGGAGTTCCTCCAGCGCACCCTCGATGACCCGACCGCGGCGCCGTGCGGGCGGTGCGACGCGTGCGCAGGAGCGTGGTATCCCACCGACATCGCGGAAGCGGCCACGGGCTCGGCCGACGCGTCGCTGGCGCGCGTGGGCGTCCCCATCGAGCCGCGGGCGCAGTGGCCGACCGGAGGCGACAAGCTCGGCATCCCGCTGAAGGGCAACATCCCGCCGGCGGAGCGCGCCGAAGAGGGCCGGGCGCTCGCGCGGCTCACCGATCTCGGCTGGGGCGGCTCGTTGCGCGCCCTGCTCGAGGGCGGCGCAGCCGATGCCCCGCTCACGCCGGCGATGCGCGACGCCGTGGTCCGGGTGCTCGCCGACTGGCCCTGGACGGCGCGGCCGGCATCCGTCGTCGCCCTGCCGTCCCGTCGCCACCCGCAGCTCGTCAGTTCCCTCGCCGAGCAGCTCGCGGCGGTCGGTCGGCTGCCGTACCTGGGCACGCTGGCCATCCGGGGCGGCGGCCCGAGCGGCGCCCCGGGCGGCAACAGCGTGTTCCGCCTCTCCGGGCTCTGGGACCGTTTCGACGCGACGGGGCTCGAGATCCCTCCGGGGCCGGTGCTCCTGGTGGACGATCTGGCCGACAGTCGATGGACGCTCACCGTCGCCGCGCGCGAGCTGCGCCTCGCCGGCGCCGAGGCCGTCCTGCCGTTCGCCCTGGCTCTGCGCGGTTAA
- a CDS encoding glycosyltransferase, with translation MGVQTALDAVRDAPGIVEAMRLADDLAFEAGRDPGVRTLRILASALNGDDQVAAIAAVHALAEIFDEQAARMLTALLSDERATIREHAAWALGSVLPRFDAMSRLIALVAAGGFTGMLAQRTLEKWSSTAAETLAVALETALLGEREPSTRARLTETLGLVRHAIATRPLLELAADRAEHEEVRVAAIAALGQRRGAPAIPALLEDLVSGDGRIAEVARLALIDLDAVPHPRVARADGLTVGQLFLHADIDPALASVGAGDNGGIATLLVRLGDALVADPTTGVDRVITLSRGPVPQAAEDLLEIGSATSGHVYGRVPLLPQPVPSAAAWPLRVTARRGIRRILRAAAPVDLLHLRMADVGSFAAADVARELGIPTVFTVAPDPHAVIRSLDRSGALTRERFGEVDLVEHFWFRARLVTSLASNAAHTVLFPRPDLQRDMAQLVGIDITAHPERHTIVAEGVDLAVVDRAADAARAHADGGVAPGAIAELRALVEQLAPERRGLPLIVSLGRLHRVKGMATLVEAWASGPLRDRANLVIIGGELEHPSLDEREQLDRIHAAVPDPSSGLLLAGHRPNGVAAFWLAAARFGMPGLSPAGGVYVCASVKEEFGIALLEAMATGLMVVAPDGGGPATYVQDGVTGVLTQTWDPVRLEAGVTSALDAAAQPDEDRVRAAHDMVRTKFTIQAMATALGPVYRGVAAEEEALIRAANAVDGVALS, from the coding sequence ATGGGCGTTCAGACTGCTCTGGATGCGGTGCGCGACGCGCCCGGAATCGTCGAGGCGATGCGACTCGCCGATGACCTCGCCTTCGAGGCGGGTCGGGACCCGGGGGTGCGCACCCTGCGGATCCTCGCGTCGGCGCTCAACGGCGACGATCAGGTCGCCGCGATCGCCGCGGTGCACGCGCTCGCGGAGATCTTCGACGAGCAGGCCGCGCGCATGCTCACCGCGCTGCTCTCGGACGAGCGCGCCACGATCCGCGAGCACGCGGCGTGGGCGCTCGGTTCGGTCCTGCCCCGTTTCGACGCGATGAGCAGACTCATCGCCCTGGTCGCCGCGGGCGGCTTCACCGGCATGCTCGCGCAGCGCACGCTGGAGAAGTGGTCGTCGACCGCGGCCGAGACCCTGGCCGTCGCGCTCGAGACGGCGCTGCTGGGCGAGCGTGAACCTTCGACCCGCGCGCGGCTGACCGAGACGCTCGGGCTCGTCCGCCACGCGATCGCCACGCGGCCGCTGCTGGAACTCGCCGCCGACCGCGCCGAACACGAAGAGGTCCGGGTGGCGGCGATCGCCGCGCTCGGACAGCGCCGCGGGGCGCCGGCGATCCCCGCGCTGCTCGAAGACCTCGTCAGCGGCGACGGTCGGATCGCCGAAGTCGCGCGGCTCGCGCTCATCGACCTGGATGCCGTCCCCCACCCGCGCGTCGCCCGCGCGGACGGCCTCACTGTCGGGCAGCTCTTCCTGCACGCCGACATCGACCCCGCTCTCGCGTCGGTCGGCGCCGGGGACAACGGCGGCATCGCGACGCTTCTCGTGCGCCTGGGCGACGCGCTCGTGGCCGATCCCACCACGGGGGTCGACCGCGTGATCACGCTGTCGCGCGGCCCGGTCCCGCAAGCCGCCGAGGACCTGCTCGAGATCGGCTCCGCGACGTCGGGCCACGTGTACGGGCGTGTTCCGCTGCTGCCGCAGCCGGTCCCGTCGGCAGCCGCCTGGCCCCTCCGCGTCACCGCGCGGCGCGGCATCCGTCGCATCCTCCGCGCCGCGGCGCCCGTCGATCTCCTCCACCTGCGGATGGCCGATGTCGGAAGCTTCGCCGCCGCCGACGTCGCCCGCGAGCTCGGCATCCCCACGGTCTTCACGGTCGCGCCCGACCCGCACGCCGTGATCCGCTCCCTCGACCGCTCGGGGGCGCTGACCCGCGAGCGGTTCGGAGAGGTGGACCTGGTCGAGCACTTCTGGTTCCGGGCGCGGCTGGTCACGAGCCTCGCGTCGAACGCCGCGCACACCGTGCTCTTCCCCCGCCCCGATCTGCAGCGGGACATGGCGCAGCTCGTCGGCATCGACATCACCGCGCACCCCGAGCGGCACACGATCGTGGCCGAGGGCGTCGACCTCGCGGTCGTCGACCGCGCCGCGGATGCCGCTCGCGCGCACGCGGACGGCGGCGTCGCACCGGGAGCGATCGCCGAGCTCCGTGCGCTCGTCGAGCAGCTCGCTCCCGAGCGGCGCGGCCTTCCGCTCATCGTGAGCCTCGGTCGCCTCCACCGTGTGAAGGGCATGGCGACCCTCGTCGAGGCGTGGGCGTCGGGACCGCTGCGCGATCGCGCGAACCTCGTGATCATCGGCGGCGAGCTCGAGCACCCGTCACTGGACGAGCGCGAGCAGCTCGACCGCATCCACGCGGCCGTCCCGGACCCGTCGTCGGGACTCCTCCTCGCCGGCCACCGCCCGAACGGCGTCGCGGCGTTCTGGCTCGCCGCCGCACGGTTCGGGATGCCGGGCCTCAGCCCCGCGGGTGGCGTGTACGTGTGCGCGAGCGTGAAGGAGGAGTTCGGCATCGCGCTGCTCGAGGCGATGGCGACCGGCCTCATGGTGGTCGCCCCCGACGGTGGAGGACCTGCGACGTACGTGCAGGACGGCGTGACCGGCGTCCTCACCCAGACCTGGGATCCCGTCCGGCTCGAGGCCGGCGTCACCTCCGCCCTCGATGCGGCTGCCCAACCCGACGAGGACCGCGTGCGGGCCGCGCACGACATGGTGCGCACGAAGTTCACGATCCAGGCGATGGCCACCGCGCTCGGACCGGTGTACCGCGGTGTCGCCGCCGAAGAAGAGGCCCTGATCCGCGCGGCGAACGCGGTCGACGGCGTCGCGCTCTCGTGA
- a CDS encoding glycosyltransferase — translation MTLLVISPDYASHLLPLATIATAWRDAGHRVVVATGPATDPIVREFGFERLDLPLGRGSNARVIRAEEQPAEESDSLRGFFDATRRGMVPTLRYQARERLTDLMWEPVDAGRRVLAAVDAVQPDAIIVDHLAFSARLALQTAGICYADVVLGHPSALPVAGEVYGYPPFWPTAFDPDEAELSDLRTLCEEVSARFTAEWNRTARALRPDAPLTADAFGEHGDLVLYNYPAALADGDGRALPPHAFLGSTRRVEAVDDEVERWIAATPAFAYVSFGSFLSVRGDVLRRVAEALIEIGMPAAIATGSTPVSELGEIPEDWLVRDYLPQVRLLSAATTAVTHGGNNSVTEAIGQGVPLLVLPFSTDQFAGAAAIERTGAGAALDPNAASVTDLVTALRTVRELAGSPLLRGIAREQQRMPGPAIAYELLSAPDPATS, via the coding sequence ATGACCCTGCTCGTCATCAGTCCCGACTACGCCTCGCACCTTCTGCCGCTCGCGACGATCGCCACCGCGTGGCGGGATGCCGGCCACCGGGTCGTGGTCGCCACCGGGCCTGCCACCGACCCGATCGTGCGCGAGTTCGGCTTCGAGCGCCTCGACCTCCCCCTCGGCCGCGGGAGCAATGCGCGGGTCATCCGCGCGGAGGAGCAGCCCGCGGAGGAGTCCGACTCGCTGCGCGGGTTCTTCGACGCGACCCGCCGGGGCATGGTGCCGACCCTGCGCTACCAGGCCCGCGAGCGGCTCACCGACCTCATGTGGGAACCGGTGGATGCCGGCCGCCGCGTGCTCGCCGCGGTCGATGCGGTGCAGCCCGACGCGATCATCGTGGACCATCTGGCCTTCAGCGCGCGGCTCGCCCTGCAGACCGCCGGCATCTGTTACGCCGACGTCGTGCTCGGCCACCCGAGCGCCCTGCCGGTCGCCGGAGAGGTCTACGGGTATCCGCCGTTCTGGCCGACGGCGTTCGACCCCGACGAGGCCGAGCTGAGCGACCTGCGCACATTGTGCGAGGAAGTGTCCGCGCGCTTCACCGCGGAATGGAACCGCACGGCGCGCGCACTGCGCCCCGATGCGCCGCTCACGGCCGACGCCTTCGGCGAGCACGGCGATCTCGTGCTCTACAACTATCCGGCCGCGCTGGCCGACGGCGACGGGCGCGCACTGCCTCCGCACGCGTTCCTCGGCTCGACCCGACGCGTCGAAGCGGTCGACGACGAGGTGGAGCGCTGGATCGCGGCGACCCCGGCGTTCGCGTACGTGAGCTTCGGGAGCTTCCTCTCGGTGCGCGGTGACGTCCTGCGTCGCGTCGCGGAAGCGCTGATCGAGATCGGGATGCCGGCGGCGATCGCCACCGGATCGACGCCGGTGTCCGAGCTCGGCGAGATCCCCGAGGACTGGCTCGTCCGCGACTACCTGCCGCAGGTGCGACTCCTCTCGGCGGCGACGACGGCGGTCACCCACGGCGGCAACAACTCCGTCACCGAAGCGATCGGTCAGGGGGTGCCGCTTCTGGTCCTGCCGTTCTCCACCGACCAGTTCGCCGGTGCGGCGGCGATCGAGCGGACGGGGGCGGGAGCGGCGCTCGACCCGAATGCGGCATCCGTCACCGACCTCGTCACGGCGCTGCGCACCGTTCGCGAGCTCGCCGGTTCGCCCCTCCTGCGCGGGATCGCGCGGGAGCAGCAGCGGATGCCGGGCCCCGCGATCGCCTACGAGCTGCTGAGCGCGCCCGATCCGGCCACGAGCTGA
- a CDS encoding NAD(P)-dependent alcohol dehydrogenase yields MPSTTPALLVPTPGQAFERGTIERREVGPHDVRLDIAFAGICHSDIHQAREEWGAGIFPMVPGHEIAGIVTEVGSEVTRHAVGDRVGIGCFVDSCRECENCLAGEEQFCLKGNVATYNGRQYDGTPTYGGYSTEIVADENYVLRIPDGIALDVAAPLLCAGITTYSPLRHWGAGPGKRVAVIGMGGLGHMAVQIAHAMGAHVTVLSRTLAKKEEGLALGADDYVATDPEGTGDAGALKELRGRFDLIINTVSADIPVDRYLQTLRLNGALVFVGLPEKPQTFRVFSLVGGRRSLAGSNIGGIRETQEMLDFCAEHGIASVIETISADEVTEAYDRVVRGDVRYRFVIDTATIPA; encoded by the coding sequence ATGCCCTCAACGACTCCCGCCCTTCTCGTCCCCACCCCCGGCCAGGCCTTCGAGCGCGGCACGATCGAGCGCCGCGAGGTCGGCCCGCACGACGTGCGCCTCGACATCGCCTTCGCCGGCATCTGCCACTCCGACATCCATCAGGCTCGCGAGGAGTGGGGTGCGGGCATCTTCCCGATGGTCCCGGGTCACGAGATCGCGGGCATCGTCACCGAGGTCGGCTCCGAGGTGACCCGGCATGCCGTCGGCGACCGCGTCGGCATCGGCTGTTTCGTCGATTCGTGCCGGGAGTGCGAGAACTGCCTGGCCGGCGAGGAGCAGTTCTGCCTCAAGGGCAACGTCGCGACCTACAACGGCCGCCAGTACGACGGCACCCCGACCTACGGCGGATACAGCACCGAGATCGTCGCCGACGAGAACTACGTGCTGCGCATCCCGGACGGCATCGCCCTGGACGTCGCGGCCCCCCTCCTGTGCGCCGGCATCACGACGTACTCGCCGCTGCGCCATTGGGGCGCCGGCCCCGGCAAGCGGGTCGCCGTGATCGGCATGGGCGGCCTTGGCCACATGGCCGTGCAGATCGCCCACGCGATGGGCGCGCACGTGACGGTGCTCTCGCGCACGCTCGCCAAGAAGGAGGAGGGACTCGCTCTCGGCGCCGACGACTATGTCGCGACCGACCCCGAGGGCACCGGCGACGCCGGCGCGCTGAAGGAGCTGCGCGGTCGTTTCGACCTCATCATCAACACCGTCTCGGCCGACATCCCCGTCGACCGCTACCTGCAGACGCTGCGCCTGAACGGCGCGCTCGTGTTCGTCGGCCTGCCCGAGAAGCCGCAGACGTTCCGGGTGTTCTCGCTCGTGGGCGGTCGGCGCTCGCTCGCCGGCTCCAACATCGGCGGCATCCGCGAGACGCAGGAGATGCTCGACTTCTGCGCCGAGCACGGCATCGCCTCGGTGATCGAGACGATCAGCGCCGACGAGGTGACCGAGGCGTACGACCGGGTCGTGCGCGGCGACGTGCGCTACCGGTTCGTGATCGACACGGCGACGATCCCCGCCTGA
- a CDS encoding DUF6325 family protein translates to MAENEDEYGPVDYLIVEFPAGAQNFTGEIAEEIVRLVDAGTIRVIDMIVITKDAEGNLDAVELSDTEDLGPLTQIEAGLAGLLAEDDVEILAAEMSPGSVAGVLVYENLWAAPFAAAARRAGGVVIADGRVNPVDVAAAFAALELVEAEAEFDEALDEAVEAEIAAEEAAENR, encoded by the coding sequence ATGGCCGAGAACGAGGACGAGTACGGGCCTGTCGACTATCTGATCGTCGAGTTCCCGGCGGGCGCGCAGAACTTCACCGGCGAGATCGCCGAGGAGATCGTGCGGCTCGTCGACGCCGGGACCATCCGGGTCATCGACATGATCGTCATCACGAAGGACGCCGAGGGCAACCTGGACGCCGTCGAGCTCTCGGACACCGAGGACCTCGGCCCGCTCACCCAGATCGAGGCGGGCCTGGCCGGCCTGCTCGCGGAGGACGACGTCGAGATCCTCGCCGCGGAGATGAGCCCGGGCAGCGTCGCCGGAGTCCTCGTGTACGAGAACCTGTGGGCGGCGCCCTTCGCCGCTGCCGCGCGTCGCGCCGGCGGCGTCGTGATCGCGGACGGCCGGGTCAACCCGGTCGACGTCGCCGCCGCCTTCGCCGCGCTGGAGCTCGTGGAAGCCGAGGCCGAGTTCGACGAGGCGCTGGACGAAGCCGTCGAGGCCGAGATCGCTGCGGAGGAAGCCGCCGAGAACCGCTGA
- a CDS encoding polysaccharide pyruvyl transferase family protein: MRVVTLGDVGVIDDMMHIGDEAMFRAARDELADRGAAVTSVSSVPAETAERYGVTAVGRIRFDGLDRAASEARLGAVLAAADGTGALADDDPAHAVIAAVADADGVLIAGGGNMASTWPLHVYERAALGGVAQRLGRPLVVSGQTLGPDLRGRDRELVAQLVHSARLVGVREAASHALAADLGVTARLGVDDASFVSADAAAPVTGGVLVSLSLSLGGASRAETVAAVAALVDAAAELAGEPVRFHAHFGALTGASPRGDAVLHDEVRAAMRTGSTVVPTGDVPAAAALARSASLLITGRYHPAVFAAPAGVPVLGLVTDEYTAVKQRGALAHWGQQATVPISAAQSDGIPNLRELWAERDGVRAEAGRRRPGHLAEFGGWWDAVADALA; encoded by the coding sequence GTGCGTGTCGTGACCCTGGGCGATGTCGGTGTGATCGACGACATGATGCACATCGGCGATGAGGCGATGTTCCGCGCCGCGCGCGATGAGCTCGCGGACCGCGGTGCCGCCGTCACCTCCGTATCATCCGTGCCCGCCGAGACGGCGGAGCGCTACGGCGTGACCGCGGTGGGACGCATCCGCTTCGACGGCTTGGACCGCGCGGCGTCCGAAGCGCGGCTCGGCGCGGTGCTCGCCGCGGCCGACGGTACGGGCGCGCTGGCCGACGATGACCCGGCGCATGCGGTGATCGCGGCGGTCGCCGACGCCGACGGCGTGCTGATCGCCGGCGGCGGCAACATGGCCTCGACCTGGCCCCTGCACGTGTACGAGCGCGCCGCGCTCGGCGGGGTCGCGCAGCGCCTCGGCCGCCCGCTCGTCGTCTCCGGGCAGACTCTGGGACCCGACCTCCGCGGCCGCGATCGGGAGCTCGTCGCCCAGCTGGTGCACTCGGCGCGCCTCGTCGGTGTGCGTGAGGCGGCATCGCATGCGCTCGCCGCGGATCTCGGCGTGACCGCCCGGCTCGGCGTCGATGACGCCTCCTTCGTGTCGGCGGATGCCGCCGCCCCGGTGACCGGGGGAGTGCTCGTGAGCCTGTCGCTCTCCCTCGGCGGCGCATCGCGGGCCGAGACCGTCGCCGCCGTCGCCGCGCTCGTGGATGCGGCCGCCGAGCTCGCCGGCGAGCCGGTCCGGTTCCACGCCCACTTCGGCGCGCTCACGGGCGCGTCGCCGCGCGGGGACGCGGTGCTGCACGATGAGGTCCGCGCGGCGATGCGGACGGGCTCCACCGTCGTACCCACCGGCGATGTGCCCGCTGCGGCTGCTCTTGCCCGCTCGGCATCCCTCCTCATCACCGGGCGCTATCACCCCGCGGTCTTCGCCGCGCCCGCCGGTGTCCCGGTCCTCGGTCTCGTGACCGACGAGTACACGGCGGTCAAGCAGCGCGGCGCTCTGGCCCACTGGGGTCAACAGGCCACCGTGCCGATCTCGGCCGCGCAGAGCGACGGAATCCCGAACCTGCGCGAGCTGTGGGCGGAACGCGACGGAGTGCGCGCCGAGGCCGGCCGGCGGCGGCCCGGCCACCTGGCCGAATTCGGCGGATGGTGGGACGCGGTGGCGGACGCGCTGGCCTGA
- a CDS encoding NAD(P)-dependent oxidoreductase: MRIALTGSTGKLGSVVLRELRDAGHDVTGLDIVGPRQDGFVQVDLTDYGQVVDALGGVDRSDGYDAVVHLGAIPAPGLRTDVATFHNNMASTFNVFWAAVRLGIRRIVYASSETVLGLPFDVPPPYIPVDEEYTARPESVYSIVKVLEEQLATELVRWHPDLSVTALRFSNVMNPEDYAEFPSFDADPLLRKWNLWGYIDARDGAQAVQRALENAPAGFETFIIAAADTVMSRPNAELVAAVFPDVPTTAELGEHDTLLSIHKARRLLGYAPRHSWRDHV; the protein is encoded by the coding sequence ATGCGCATCGCACTCACCGGCTCGACCGGCAAGCTCGGCTCCGTCGTCCTCCGCGAACTCCGGGATGCCGGCCACGACGTCACCGGACTCGACATCGTCGGGCCGCGGCAGGACGGCTTCGTCCAGGTCGACCTGACGGACTACGGACAGGTGGTCGACGCGCTGGGCGGCGTGGACCGCTCGGACGGTTACGACGCGGTCGTACACCTCGGCGCGATCCCCGCCCCGGGCCTGCGCACGGATGTCGCGACCTTCCACAACAACATGGCGAGCACGTTCAACGTGTTCTGGGCGGCCGTCCGGCTCGGCATCCGTCGCATCGTCTACGCCTCGAGCGAGACGGTGCTGGGGCTGCCCTTCGACGTGCCGCCGCCGTACATCCCGGTCGACGAGGAGTACACCGCGCGCCCCGAGAGCGTCTACTCGATCGTCAAGGTGCTGGAAGAGCAGCTCGCGACCGAGCTCGTGCGCTGGCACCCCGATCTCTCGGTCACCGCCCTGCGCTTCTCGAACGTGATGAACCCGGAGGACTACGCCGAGTTCCCGTCCTTCGACGCCGATCCGCTGCTGCGCAAATGGAACCTGTGGGGCTACATCGACGCCCGCGACGGGGCGCAGGCCGTGCAGCGTGCGCTCGAGAACGCGCCCGCGGGCTTCGAGACGTTCATCATCGCCGCGGCGGACACCGTCATGTCACGCCCGAACGCCGAGCTCGTGGCAGCGGTGTTCCCCGACGTGCCGACCACCGCGGAACTCGGCGAGCACGACACGCTCCTGTCGATCCACAAGGCGCGGCGGCTGCTGGGCTACGCACCCCGGCACTCGTGGCGCGACCACGTGTGA
- a CDS encoding gluconokinase, which yields MGDGSALVVMGVSGAGKSTIAAAVAARVGGIFLDADDFHPASNVAKMTAGIPLDDDDRAPWLAAVGDEIARRTTAGEIVVVACSSLKRAHRDALRARADGTCFALLDGSPELLATRLGARADHFMPATLLNSQLVALERLQPDETGFAVDISQTPDAITAEVVACWRDVAEAAARHPRI from the coding sequence ATGGGGGACGGTTCCGCACTCGTCGTGATGGGGGTGTCCGGCGCGGGCAAGTCGACGATCGCGGCCGCCGTCGCCGCGCGGGTGGGCGGGATCTTCCTCGACGCCGACGACTTCCACCCGGCATCCAATGTCGCCAAGATGACCGCCGGGATCCCGCTCGACGACGACGACCGTGCGCCGTGGCTCGCGGCGGTCGGCGATGAGATCGCGCGCCGCACCACGGCCGGGGAGATCGTCGTGGTGGCGTGCTCGTCTCTCAAGCGCGCGCATCGCGACGCGCTGCGCGCCCGTGCGGACGGCACGTGCTTCGCGCTGCTGGACGGATCACCCGAGCTGCTGGCGACGCGCCTCGGCGCGCGGGCCGACCACTTCATGCCCGCGACGCTCCTGAACTCGCAGCTCGTCGCGCTCGAGCGGCTTCAGCCCGACGAGACCGGGTTCGCGGTCGACATCTCTCAGACTCCCGATGCGATCACGGCCGAGGTCGTGGCCTGCTGGCGGGACGTGGCCGAGGCCGCAGCGCGGCATCCGCGAATCTGA